A single window of Paracoccus sp. MBLB3053 DNA harbors:
- a CDS encoding 4-hydroxyproline epimerase: protein MRKRFFCIDAHACGNPVRVVAGGGPVLPHLPIFERRDLFLREHDWVRQALMFEPRGHDIMSGVILYPPFREDCDIAALFIEVSGCLPMCGAGTIGLATVAIEEGLVTPREPGRLAIETPAGRVDVTYELEGDRVTSVRLFNVASYLHEADVRVDVPGMGGMVVDIAYGGNFYAVVEPQPNWPGLEGMGAAEIVGHSRALRAALAGICDPVHPQDDRIRGVHHVVWCDGPDGADCDGRDAVFYGDKAIDRSPGGTGTSARMAQLHGKGRLALGANFRNKSLIGTVFEGKVEREVMVGPYPGILPGISGWARIIGHNTILVDSDDPLRYGFQIA, encoded by the coding sequence ATGCGTAAGCGCTTCTTCTGCATCGACGCCCATGCCTGCGGCAACCCGGTCCGGGTCGTCGCGGGCGGCGGGCCGGTCCTGCCGCATCTGCCGATCTTCGAGCGGCGCGACCTTTTCCTGCGCGAACATGACTGGGTGCGCCAGGCGCTCATGTTCGAGCCCCGCGGCCATGACATCATGTCGGGTGTGATCCTTTATCCCCCGTTCCGCGAGGATTGCGACATCGCGGCGCTGTTCATCGAGGTTTCGGGCTGCCTGCCAATGTGCGGGGCGGGCACGATCGGGCTCGCCACCGTCGCCATCGAGGAAGGGCTGGTCACGCCGCGCGAGCCCGGCCGCCTTGCCATCGAGACGCCGGCCGGACGGGTGGACGTCACCTATGAACTTGAAGGCGACCGCGTCACTTCGGTGCGGCTCTTCAATGTCGCGAGCTACCTGCACGAAGCGGATGTTCGCGTGGACGTTCCCGGTATGGGTGGGATGGTCGTCGACATCGCCTATGGCGGCAATTTCTATGCCGTGGTCGAGCCGCAGCCCAACTGGCCGGGCCTCGAAGGCATGGGCGCGGCCGAGATCGTCGGTCACAGCCGCGCCCTGCGGGCCGCGCTGGCGGGGATCTGCGATCCGGTCCATCCGCAGGATGATCGCATCCGGGGCGTGCATCACGTCGTCTGGTGCGACGGGCCGGATGGCGCGGATTGCGACGGGCGTGATGCGGTGTTCTATGGTGACAAGGCCATAGACCGTTCGCCCGGAGGGACCGGCACCTCGGCCCGGATGGCGCAGCTGCATGGCAAGGGCCGGCTGGCCTTGGGCGCGAATTTCCGCAACAAGAGCCTGATCGGAACCGTCTTCGAGGGCAAGGTCGAACGCGAGGTCATGGTCGGTCCTTATCCCGGCATCCTGCCCGGCATCAGCGGCTGGGCGCGGATCATCGGTCATAACACCATCCTCGTGGACAGCGACGACCCGCTGCGGTACGGCTTCCAGATCGCCTGA
- a CDS encoding SDR family NAD(P)-dependent oxidoreductase produces MTEKTALVFGGSRGIGAASVDALRADGWNVAFTYASSAESGGIRADLRDAASVELAFQEAQATLGPISCVVASAGINVPPGPLASFPPERMRDLVETNIIGAFNVLQAAARHVADDGSIIALTTSLVRHAAPGLGPYSASKAAVESLLRSAARELAPRGVRVNGVAPGPIDTDLFRAGKDEAAVARSAAMSPFNRVGRPEEVAATIAFLASDKASWISGQIVQPNGGLV; encoded by the coding sequence ATGACAGAAAAGACAGCGCTGGTTTTCGGAGGGTCGCGCGGCATTGGCGCGGCAAGTGTCGACGCGCTCAGGGCTGATGGCTGGAACGTGGCTTTCACCTATGCCAGCAGCGCCGAATCCGGCGGCATTCGCGCGGATCTGCGCGATGCGGCTTCGGTCGAACTGGCCTTTCAGGAGGCGCAGGCGACGCTCGGCCCCATTTCCTGCGTCGTGGCCAGCGCGGGCATCAATGTACCGCCAGGCCCCTTGGCCAGCTTTCCCCCCGAACGGATGCGCGATCTGGTCGAGACGAACATCATCGGCGCCTTCAACGTCCTGCAGGCAGCGGCAAGGCATGTCGCGGATGACGGCTCTATCATCGCCCTGACCACCTCGCTGGTGCGACATGCCGCGCCGGGGCTCGGGCCCTATTCCGCCTCGAAGGCGGCGGTCGAGTCGCTGTTGCGTTCGGCCGCGCGCGAATTGGCGCCGCGGGGCGTGCGGGTGAATGGCGTTGCGCCCGGCCCGATCGACACCGACCTGTTCCGCGCCGGAAAGGACGAGGCGGCGGTGGCGCGCTCGGCCGCGATGTCGCCCTTCAACCGCGTCGGCCGCCCCGAAGAGGTCGCGGCAACGATCGCCTTTCTGGCGTCTGACAAGGCCAGCTGGATCTCCGGGCAGATCGTCCAGCCGAATGGCGGGCTGGTCTGA
- a CDS encoding ABC transporter permease produces MEDFISAFDTTVDDALFWLSDHAAFLFDGARALLEGLFDGLLWLLMLPPFYVVAALAALVAWRRLGALAAAVTALALIGCWAMSLWPETMETLALVAAASVIALAIGLPVGVLAGLMPRLDRALVPVLDLIQTMPPYIYLLPSIALLGFGPATALVATVIVAIPPAIRLTSLGIRHTPNEFLELGDASGVTPLQMFVKIRLPFALPSIMAGINQSLMMAFGMVVIAGIVGSGGLGETIYGAIRTLDIATSINASIAIVILTMLLDRVTQSFAGDRK; encoded by the coding sequence ATGGAGGATTTCATCTCTGCCTTCGACACCACGGTCGACGACGCGCTGTTCTGGCTGTCGGACCATGCGGCCTTCCTGTTCGACGGTGCGCGCGCCCTGCTCGAGGGGCTCTTTGACGGTCTGCTCTGGCTGCTGATGCTGCCGCCCTTCTACGTCGTCGCGGCGCTCGCTGCCCTGGTCGCCTGGCGCAGGCTCGGTGCCCTGGCCGCCGCCGTCACCGCCCTTGCGCTGATCGGCTGCTGGGCGATGTCGCTTTGGCCCGAAACCATGGAGACCCTGGCGCTGGTCGCTGCCGCCAGCGTCATCGCGCTGGCAATCGGCCTGCCGGTCGGGGTGCTGGCCGGGCTGATGCCGCGCCTGGACCGGGCGCTGGTCCCGGTGCTCGACCTGATCCAGACCATGCCACCCTATATCTACCTCTTGCCCTCGATCGCGCTTCTGGGTTTCGGCCCGGCGACGGCACTGGTCGCGACAGTCATCGTGGCGATCCCGCCGGCGATCCGCCTGACTTCGCTGGGCATCCGCCACACCCCGAACGAGTTCCTTGAGCTGGGCGATGCCTCTGGCGTGACGCCCTTGCAGATGTTCGTGAAGATCCGGCTGCCCTTTGCGCTGCCCTCGATCATGGCCGGCATCAACCAGAGCCTGATGATGGCCTTCGGCATGGTGGTCATCGCGGGCATCGTCGGCTCGGGGGGCCTGGGCGAGACGATCTATGGCGCGATCCGGACGCTGGACATCGCGACCTCGATCAATGCCTCGATCGCCATCGTGATCCTGACCATGCTGCTAGACCGGGTGACCCAAAGCTTCGCAGGAGACCGCAAATGA
- a CDS encoding TAXI family TRAP transporter solute-binding subunit — MRTKFLATAAVLACGMGTAVHAQERVSIATGGTSGLFYIIGAGIADQINAHMPDTTARAEVTGASVENIRRVAADQMTFGLSSASTLFDATKGEGPFKDGVQNVSGMAYLYPAVLQVATVKSTGIDDFGDLAGKRINLGPPGSNSAVLGQRIMEAHGVFDPNKVQFLSYSEGVAALTNGTIDATVVLAGAPTAALIDLDAQKDMVLLSLDKEAAESLTREYPYYQTYEIAPGTYSDISEPVTAINDPATLFTKADADPAKIQGLMSAIFDHLDELAQVHPQAKAITLEAAPEMAVPLHPGAQAYFASK; from the coding sequence ATGAGAACGAAATTTTTGGCAACCGCGGCCGTTCTGGCCTGCGGAATGGGAACGGCTGTCCATGCGCAAGAGCGTGTGTCGATCGCAACGGGCGGCACATCTGGCCTGTTCTACATCATCGGGGCAGGGATCGCCGATCAGATCAACGCCCATATGCCCGACACGACGGCCCGGGCCGAAGTGACCGGGGCTTCGGTCGAAAACATCCGCCGCGTCGCCGCTGACCAGATGACATTCGGCCTGTCATCGGCCTCGACCCTGTTCGACGCGACCAAGGGCGAAGGCCCGTTCAAGGATGGCGTCCAGAACGTTTCCGGGATGGCCTATCTTTACCCGGCAGTTCTGCAGGTTGCGACCGTGAAAAGCACCGGGATCGATGATTTCGGCGATCTTGCGGGCAAGCGGATCAATCTCGGACCGCCGGGCTCGAACTCGGCGGTGCTCGGTCAGCGCATCATGGAGGCCCATGGCGTGTTCGACCCGAACAAGGTGCAGTTCCTGTCCTATAGCGAGGGCGTGGCGGCCCTGACCAACGGGACGATCGATGCAACGGTCGTTCTGGCCGGTGCGCCGACCGCCGCCCTGATCGACCTGGACGCTCAGAAGGACATGGTGCTGCTGAGCCTCGACAAGGAGGCGGCCGAAAGCCTGACCAGGGAATATCCTTACTATCAGACCTACGAGATCGCGCCCGGCACCTATTCCGACATTTCCGAGCCCGTCACCGCGATCAACGATCCGGCGACGCTCTTTACCAAGGCGGATGCAGATCCGGCGAAGATCCAGGGGCTCATGTCGGCGATCTTCGACCACCTGGACGAACTGGCCCAGGTTCACCCGCAGGCAAAGGCCATCACGCTTGAGGCGGCCCCCGAGATGGCGGTCCCGCTGCATCCGGGCGCGCAAGCCTATTTCGCTTCGAAATAG
- a CDS encoding ABC transporter permease, which produces MTQFSPGALLAPLVDWLNSNFHPLFAAIARVIEAVLGGIEAALLLPPAFVLIPVVVVLAFLTAGARVAVLAACCLGFCWGMGLWKASMETIALVVVAVLIAVVIAFPLGILAARRPAVEAALRPVLDVMQTVPPWVYLIPAVMIFSLGRVPAIIATIVYGVPPMLRLTTLAFRGVPADLKELGEAIGAKPGTILFKIELPAARPTLLVGLNQCILLSLAMVVLAGLVGAGGLGAEVTRGLTRMEMGLGLRAGLAIVAVALLLDRMSRGALEARVR; this is translated from the coding sequence ATGACGCAATTCTCTCCGGGCGCGCTGCTCGCGCCGCTGGTCGATTGGCTGAACAGCAATTTCCACCCGCTTTTCGCCGCCATTGCGCGGGTCATCGAGGCGGTGCTGGGTGGCATCGAGGCCGCGCTTCTGCTGCCGCCAGCCTTTGTCCTGATCCCGGTGGTGGTCGTCCTTGCCTTCCTGACGGCTGGGGCGCGGGTCGCGGTTCTCGCCGCCTGCTGCCTTGGCTTCTGCTGGGGGATGGGGCTGTGGAAGGCCTCGATGGAGACCATCGCGCTGGTCGTCGTCGCCGTGCTGATCGCCGTCGTCATCGCCTTTCCGCTGGGCATCCTCGCCGCCCGGCGCCCCGCGGTCGAGGCCGCGCTGCGCCCGGTCCTCGACGTGATGCAGACGGTGCCGCCCTGGGTCTACCTGATCCCGGCGGTGATGATCTTCAGCCTGGGACGGGTGCCCGCGATCATCGCGACCATCGTCTATGGCGTGCCGCCCATGCTGCGGCTGACCACGCTGGCCTTCCGCGGCGTGCCCGCCGATCTCAAGGAACTCGGCGAGGCGATCGGTGCCAAACCCGGCACGATCCTGTTCAAGATCGAGCTTCCCGCCGCCCGTCCGACGCTGCTGGTCGGGCTGAACCAGTGCATCCTGCTTTCGCTCGCGATGGTGGTGCTGGCGGGGCTGGTCGGGGCAGGGGGCCTTGGGGCCGAGGTAACGCGCGGCCTGACCCGGATGGAGATGGGTCTGGGCCTGCGCGCCGGGCTCGCCATCGTCGCCGTCGCGCTGCTGCTCGACCGCATGTCGCGCGGGGCGCTGGAAGCGCGGGTCCGCTAG
- a CDS encoding ABC transporter substrate-binding protein, giving the protein MSDCGKNLSTRRDILRAGAGVGTAMLGTVALPSLLRAQEAPIVIGHLVPLTGFLGTLGQYAINGFKLGVDQINASGGINGRQITVIAEDSINPETAATKAQRMIERDKVDVLVGEISSASALAISEVAARNKKLFIATGPRSDVLRADRCSRYMFCTDIPNAVMVNAVGTALKQDGMVEGKKFFTITSDYVFGHDLLKAAKAFFADNKADLVGEELVPTDATDFSANILKIRQANPDIVCLNLGGNQVTNFLKQYAEFGLAYPTVGFNLNTADAWAAGMGSFGGVWPTVWFDTIDTEGTKKFVADYKAAFNDQIPENHAWIEYITAKILEQSIKEVGGTDNEKLIDYLESEAKFDILKHRPAYFRKFDHQLVQEAYSFSVKDEGSYNSVYDMLQLGAAVPPDGEDLTTIYPADSGACKL; this is encoded by the coding sequence ATGAGCGACTGCGGAAAGAACCTGAGCACAAGACGCGACATTCTCAGGGCCGGTGCGGGGGTCGGCACCGCGATGCTGGGCACGGTGGCGCTGCCATCGCTCTTGCGCGCGCAGGAGGCGCCGATCGTCATCGGCCATCTCGTGCCCCTGACCGGCTTTCTGGGCACATTGGGGCAATATGCGATCAATGGCTTCAAGCTGGGGGTCGATCAGATCAATGCCTCGGGCGGGATCAATGGCCGCCAGATCACCGTGATCGCCGAAGATTCGATCAATCCCGAAACCGCCGCCACCAAGGCGCAACGCATGATCGAACGCGACAAGGTCGATGTCCTGGTGGGCGAGATTTCCTCGGCCTCGGCCCTGGCGATCTCCGAGGTCGCGGCCCGCAACAAGAAGCTCTTCATTGCGACCGGGCCGCGCTCTGACGTGCTCAGGGCCGATCGCTGCAGCCGCTACATGTTCTGCACCGATATTCCGAACGCGGTGATGGTCAATGCGGTCGGCACGGCGCTCAAGCAGGACGGCATGGTCGAGGGCAAGAAGTTCTTCACCATCACCTCGGACTATGTCTTTGGCCATGATCTGCTGAAAGCGGCCAAGGCCTTCTTCGCCGACAACAAGGCCGATCTGGTGGGCGAGGAGCTGGTGCCGACAGACGCCACGGATTTCTCGGCCAATATCCTCAAGATCCGGCAGGCGAATCCCGACATCGTCTGCCTGAACCTGGGCGGCAACCAGGTCACGAACTTCCTGAAGCAATATGCCGAATTCGGTCTGGCCTATCCGACCGTCGGCTTCAACCTGAACACCGCCGATGCCTGGGCGGCCGGAATGGGCAGTTTCGGTGGCGTCTGGCCGACGGTCTGGTTCGACACGATCGACACCGAAGGCACGAAGAAATTCGTGGCCGACTACAAGGCTGCCTTCAACGACCAGATCCCCGAGAACCACGCCTGGATCGAATATATCACCGCGAAGATCCTCGAGCAGTCGATCAAGGAAGTCGGCGGCACCGACAATGAAAAGCTGATCGACTATCTCGAGAGCGAGGCGAAATTCGACATCCTGAAGCACCGCCCGGCCTATTTCCGCAAGTTCGACCACCAGCTTGTGCAGGAGGCCTATTCCTTCTCGGTCAAGGACGAGGGCAGCTACAATTCGGTCTATGACATGCTGCAACTGGGTGCGGCCGTTCCTCCCGACGGGGAGGATCTGACAACGATCTATCCCGCGGATTCGGGCGCTTGCAAGCTTTGA
- a CDS encoding TRAP transporter permease, which translates to MPGITQLRLRLQRHGAISLPEATIVSLCFAALAVAVTALVIWGAYFGLITALILRSGFFSLAAAAGLMAAGLQIGRWPVRILFYLLAALALVPGWHLQASYADIIMRGAMAVPADLWVFCGLLAGLLVLVQRTVGWALVILMIAALGYAWFGDLIPGQYGHGGYDLRRLTSTLMLSTEGIYGVPMGVAVEYIFLFALLGGLLMKIGTGEVFVDLARGLTGRMQGGPGLSAALSSAMLGTINGSAVANVVTTGTFTIPLMKRVGYSPNLAGAIEAAASSAGQILPPVMGAAAFLMAEIIGVPYATVALAALIPGLLYVLALMVAVWLEAGRLGLKRDSEAGLGLLKVTLLQRGYLLFPLAILIATMAAGQSPTRSAVIALLAALVISPWRKATRVGPLALVEVCVETLRATMPIIAAVGAAGVVIGVLNLSGLGLMLSGLIVDLGGHSIFWLLLLTALVSFVLGMGLPTSAAYLLLAVLVAPAMTRLGIEPIVAHMFIFYYGLVSAITPPVALAAYAAASISGGDANRTAFEADRLGFVKLLVPFLFVSMPGLLMIGSGAQIAASALLAVLGTVGLTIAFAGWFLRPMTALERIILAICSLLLLWPSPVLSVDLLSLQMRGLGLLGLAVIALRLVTSRASLGSTDRKTI; encoded by the coding sequence ATGCCGGGAATTACTCAGCTGCGATTGCGCCTGCAAAGACATGGCGCAATCAGCCTGCCCGAAGCCACGATCGTCTCGCTTTGCTTCGCCGCGCTCGCCGTGGCAGTGACGGCGCTGGTGATCTGGGGCGCGTATTTTGGCCTGATCACCGCCCTCATCCTGCGCTCGGGCTTCTTCTCACTTGCCGCCGCGGCCGGGCTGATGGCGGCAGGCTTGCAGATCGGGCGCTGGCCCGTCCGCATCCTGTTCTACCTTCTTGCCGCATTGGCGCTTGTTCCGGGATGGCACCTTCAGGCCTCATATGCCGACATCATCATGCGCGGCGCGATGGCGGTTCCCGCGGACCTGTGGGTGTTCTGCGGCCTTCTGGCGGGTCTGCTCGTTCTGGTGCAGCGTACGGTCGGCTGGGCCCTGGTCATCCTGATGATTGCGGCCCTCGGTTATGCCTGGTTTGGCGATCTCATCCCCGGCCAATATGGCCACGGGGGCTATGACTTGCGCCGCCTGACATCGACGCTGATGCTCTCGACCGAGGGTATTTACGGCGTGCCGATGGGCGTTGCGGTCGAATACATCTTCCTGTTCGCCTTGCTGGGCGGGCTGCTGATGAAGATCGGCACGGGCGAGGTCTTCGTCGACCTCGCGCGCGGCCTGACCGGCCGGATGCAGGGCGGCCCCGGCCTTTCGGCTGCGCTGTCCTCGGCAATGCTGGGCACGATCAACGGCAGTGCCGTCGCCAATGTCGTGACGACCGGAACCTTTACCATCCCGCTGATGAAGCGGGTCGGATACTCGCCCAACCTCGCCGGGGCGATCGAGGCGGCAGCCTCTTCCGCGGGTCAGATCCTGCCCCCGGTCATGGGCGCCGCTGCCTTCCTGATGGCCGAGATCATCGGCGTACCCTATGCGACCGTGGCGCTCGCGGCGCTCATCCCGGGCCTGCTATATGTGCTCGCGCTGATGGTGGCGGTCTGGCTCGAGGCCGGCAGGCTCGGCCTGAAGCGGGACAGCGAGGCGGGACTGGGTCTGCTCAAGGTCACGCTGCTGCAACGGGGATACCTGCTCTTCCCGCTTGCGATCCTGATCGCGACCATGGCCGCGGGCCAAAGCCCGACCAGGTCCGCCGTCATCGCGCTTCTGGCCGCGCTTGTCATCTCGCCCTGGCGCAAGGCGACACGCGTCGGTCCATTGGCACTGGTCGAAGTCTGTGTCGAAACCCTGCGGGCCACGATGCCAATCATCGCCGCAGTCGGGGCGGCCGGCGTGGTCATCGGCGTCCTGAACCTGAGCGGTCTCGGGCTCATGCTGTCCGGGCTGATCGTCGATCTTGGCGGCCACAGCATCTTCTGGCTGCTGCTTCTGACGGCGCTCGTATCCTTCGTGCTGGGCATGGGCTTGCCGACTTCGGCTGCCTACCTGCTGCTGGCCGTGCTGGTGGCACCCGCGATGACGCGGCTCGGCATCGAGCCGATCGTGGCGCATATGTTCATCTTCTACTACGGGCTCGTTTCGGCCATCACGCCGCCCGTGGCACTGGCGGCCTATGCCGCGGCCTCGATTTCCGGAGGCGATGCTAACCGCACCGCGTTCGAGGCCGACCGCCTGGGCTTCGTCAAGCTTCTCGTCCCGTTCCTTTTCGTCAGCATGCCCGGCCTGCTGATGATCGGCAGCGGCGCTCAGATCGCGGCATCTGCCCTGCTTGCCGTGCTGGGAACGGTGGGCCTGACGATCGCCTTCGCGGGATGGTTCCTGCGCCCGATGACCGCGCTGGAGAGGATCATCCTCGCCATTTGCTCACTTTTGCTGCTTTGGCCCAGCCCCGTGCTGAGCGTGGATCTGCTCAGCCTTCAAATGCGTGGCCTGGGGCTTCTCGGTCTTGCCGTGATCGCCCTTCGGCTCGTGACGTCACGCGCATCCCTTGGCAGCACTGACAGGAAAACAATCTGA
- a CDS encoding glutathione S-transferase family protein, protein MAGWSDMLVLLQTPASPFARKVRMAALERGVKLRLEQVPVDPAARNDDLGARNPLAKIPVMLTPEGALYDSRVICRYLDRRGEGPSLYVAETADVWDILTLEALADGVMEAAVLLRYELVQRPQHLRWTDWIAAQFARIDAALDHAESRERQLGAPHIGAIGMAAALEYLDFRHPGHDWRARRAGLAAWLDRFSAQPIMRETSYRAA, encoded by the coding sequence ATGGCGGGCTGGTCTGACATGCTGGTGCTGCTGCAAACCCCGGCCTCGCCCTTTGCGCGCAAGGTGCGCATGGCGGCGCTGGAACGCGGGGTGAAATTGCGGCTGGAACAAGTGCCGGTCGATCCGGCCGCACGCAATGACGATCTGGGCGCGCGCAACCCCCTGGCCAAGATCCCGGTGATGCTGACGCCGGAAGGCGCGCTTTACGACAGCCGGGTGATCTGCCGCTATCTCGACCGACGCGGCGAGGGGCCGAGCCTCTATGTCGCGGAAACTGCGGATGTCTGGGACATCCTGACGCTTGAGGCCCTTGCCGATGGCGTGATGGAGGCCGCTGTGCTGCTGCGCTACGAATTGGTCCAGCGCCCCCAGCACTTGCGCTGGACGGACTGGATCGCGGCGCAATTCGCAAGAATAGACGCGGCGCTCGATCATGCCGAAAGCCGCGAGCGCCAATTGGGTGCCCCCCATATCGGTGCGATCGGCATGGCGGCTGCGCTGGAATACCTGGATTTTCGCCATCCCGGACATGATTGGCGCGCGAGGCGTGCGGGACTTGCCGCCTGGCTCGACCGTTTTTCAGCCCAGCCGATCATGCGCGAGACAAGCTACCGGGCGGCCTGA
- a CDS encoding sugar ABC transporter substrate-binding protein, which yields MKNVIISALALGVLGAAASAQDQAQDQPLTIAVFTKNNTNPAYEAARLAADQVAQEAGATTVHYVPEKPDDIDQQRALIDKMLAGDHPDLVLFVPVHDTKMEPDLHRITSAGLPVVTFVNRIKGDVIAHVGSDDVAVGKAAADRLFAEIGDKGKILAVAGTPAAVTSRQRVEGLEAALAEHPEIELLETLAGMYQREPAHDETLAALARHPEVDAIWTANDVMAYGVIQALKESGRSAEVSGTNGLDEAIAMIKAGEMVASVDFSSFKMACIAARAGLLALDEKPVPADIKIPVSVITAENAAEFDIPLAQRKCPSWQEIVGD from the coding sequence ATGAAAAACGTCATCATCTCGGCGCTGGCGCTTGGAGTCCTTGGCGCGGCGGCCTCGGCCCAGGATCAGGCCCAGGATCAGCCGCTGACGATCGCCGTCTTCACCAAGAACAACACCAATCCCGCTTACGAGGCCGCCCGGCTTGCCGCCGATCAGGTTGCGCAGGAAGCCGGAGCGACCACCGTCCATTATGTTCCCGAAAAGCCCGACGACATCGACCAGCAGCGTGCGTTGATCGACAAGATGCTGGCCGGGGATCATCCCGACCTCGTGCTGTTCGTTCCGGTCCATGACACCAAGATGGAGCCGGATCTGCACCGGATCACCTCGGCCGGGCTGCCGGTCGTGACCTTCGTCAACCGCATCAAGGGCGACGTCATCGCCCATGTCGGATCTGACGATGTTGCGGTGGGCAAGGCGGCGGCGGACAGGCTGTTTGCGGAAATCGGCGACAAGGGCAAGATCCTTGCCGTGGCGGGCACCCCTGCCGCCGTCACCTCGCGCCAGCGCGTCGAGGGGCTGGAAGCGGCCCTAGCCGAGCATCCCGAGATCGAATTGCTCGAGACGCTGGCCGGAATGTATCAAAGAGAGCCCGCGCATGATGAAACGCTTGCCGCGCTTGCAAGGCACCCCGAGGTCGACGCGATCTGGACGGCCAATGATGTCATGGCCTATGGCGTCATCCAGGCATTGAAGGAAAGCGGCCGCAGCGCCGAGGTTTCCGGGACGAACGGCCTCGACGAAGCGATCGCGATGATAAAGGCAGGCGAGATGGTCGCCTCGGTCGATTTCAGTTCTTTCAAGATGGCCTGCATCGCCGCGCGCGCCGGCCTTCTTGCACTGGACGAAAAGCCCGTGCCCGCGGATATCAAGATCCCCGTTTCCGTGATCACCGCCGAAAACGCTGCCGAGTTCGACATTCCGCTGGCCCAACGCAAATGCCCGAGCTGGCAGGAGATCGTCGGGGATTGA
- a CDS encoding TetR/AcrR family transcriptional regulator: MKKSALAQTTTNLVVTAAEKLFSERGFAAVSMREIAREAGVVVSSVIYHYPDKIALLAAIYDRHTRPINARRRELLGEARRIPAREDRLRAELRAYLLPAFSSSEDATSGGASFTRLRAILSAEGDPQVREVIAGAFDETTREFIAAFAECLPGASQEDIVWRAHFLLGSLYYTLINPDRIDRLSDGRASGRDHETAIRMIVETAHAGLMALSPTRERPEKVT, translated from the coding sequence ATGAAAAAATCAGCCTTGGCTCAGACAACGACAAACCTTGTCGTGACGGCGGCGGAAAAGCTTTTTTCCGAGCGTGGCTTCGCGGCAGTGTCGATGCGCGAAATCGCGCGTGAGGCCGGGGTCGTCGTCTCGAGCGTGATTTATCACTATCCCGACAAGATCGCCTTGCTGGCCGCGATCTATGATCGCCACACGCGCCCGATAAACGCGCGCCGTCGTGAACTGCTGGGAGAGGCGCGCCGGATTCCCGCCCGCGAGGATCGGCTCCGCGCAGAGTTGCGCGCCTATCTGCTGCCGGCGTTTTCCTCCTCCGAAGATGCGACCTCGGGCGGGGCAAGCTTCACCCGGCTGCGCGCCATCCTGTCGGCGGAAGGCGATCCGCAGGTCCGCGAGGTGATCGCCGGGGCATTCGACGAGACGACTCGGGAGTTCATCGCGGCCTTTGCCGAATGCCTCCCGGGCGCCTCGCAGGAAGACATTGTCTGGCGGGCGCATTTCCTGCTGGGCTCGCTTTACTACACCCTTATCAACCCGGATCGCATCGACCGCCTTTCCGACGGTCGGGCATCGGGACGGGATCACGAAACCGCCATTCGCATGATCGTGGAAACGGCTCATGCGGGGTTGATGGCGCTTTCTCCGACACGGGAGCGACCGGAGAAAGTCACCTGA
- a CDS encoding amidohydrolase family protein: MLDQNLPFHPNPSKPTITLPRGACDAHCHVFGPAARFPFATERTYTPVDAAWETLQDLHRLLGLERTVLVQASCHGKDNSAMLDAIARSDGSCRGVAMVDRGITDAELDKLHEGGVRGIRFNFVTHLGQDADLDAVRGLAARIAPLGWHAVLHFDADRLDRLAPVLRELPIPMVIDHMGRLDASRGIEQPGFDLLTELMQDDRFVVKVCGAERITRTGPPYADAVVIAQALVRAFPDRVLWGTDWPHPNIRKDMPDDGKLVDLLGEIAPEAHLLEKLLVENPTRLYWAP, from the coding sequence ATGTTGGACCAGAATCTTCCGTTTCATCCCAATCCCTCCAAGCCCACCATCACGCTGCCCAGGGGGGCCTGCGACGCGCATTGTCACGTCTTCGGCCCTGCCGCCCGCTTTCCCTTTGCGACCGAGCGGACCTATACTCCGGTCGATGCGGCATGGGAGACGCTGCAGGATCTGCACCGCCTGCTGGGACTCGAGCGCACCGTGCTGGTCCAGGCCAGCTGCCATGGCAAGGACAATTCCGCGATGCTGGACGCGATCGCGCGCAGCGATGGCAGCTGCCGCGGCGTTGCTATGGTCGATCGCGGCATCACCGATGCCGAACTGGACAAGCTGCATGAGGGCGGCGTGCGCGGTATCCGCTTCAATTTCGTGACCCATCTGGGACAGGATGCCGATCTTGACGCCGTGCGCGGGCTTGCGGCTCGGATCGCACCGCTTGGCTGGCACGCCGTCCTGCATTTCGACGCGGACAGGCTGGACAGGCTGGCCCCGGTTCTGCGCGAATTGCCCATTCCCATGGTCATTGACCATATGGGACGCCTGGACGCCTCGCGCGGGATCGAGCAGCCGGGTTTCGATCTCCTGACCGAACTGATGCAGGATGATCGCTTCGTCGTGAAAGTCTGCGGCGCCGAGCGGATCACCAGGACGGGGCCGCCCTATGCGGATGCGGTCGTGATTGCCCAGGCCCTGGTCCGCGCCTTTCCGGATCGCGTTCTGTGGGGGACGGATTGGCCCCATCCCAATATTCGCAAGGACATGCCGGACGACGGCAAGCTTGTCGATCTTCTGGGCGAGATCGCGCCCGAAGCGCATCTGCTGGAAAAGCTCTTGGTCGAGAACCCGACGCGACTTTACTGGGCGCCGTGA